The following is a genomic window from Rutidosis leptorrhynchoides isolate AG116_Rl617_1_P2 chromosome 8, CSIRO_AGI_Rlap_v1, whole genome shotgun sequence.
TTGTGTGATCAACTCTCCCGGATACATAGACATATCCATGAGTTTATCGCGACCAACTGAGTCATCTAGTTTCGATACATGTTGCAAGACAAATCCTTAAGCCCGTCGTTTTAATAACCCCGATGAAAGAACCAATTCATCAAAGATATCGAAAACACTTGCTTTCAATTCGCCATCGTGCCCAAACTTGTAACCttgaagctcttgataccacttgttaggatttaggacccaaacaagaacttgtgattgtggtatcgtcaatcacaaacaacccacgaacgacaaacgaataattaaaaaaagcaaaagaacgataaataaaagcataaaacgacacaatgatttaacgtggttatatcccaactccaaacacagagaagggtttagtccacgggcgcaaaccagagatttttcactattaattttgtgcacacattgtatgggttacatagggtgtttatataggcaaatcTAAACAAGGAAACTACTTAACGAGCAAGAAAACTCAATTCTAGAATTTTCTCCCGACAGCACCATTTTCGCGACCGCAATGAATTTCTGGTGGTCGCGAGTTTTGTTTTCTCAGCACGATTTGATTCTTGCGACCATAACTCAAAACCTCGCGGTCACCAAATTCACAGAATCAACAAACCTTGTTTAATTCGAACTTCGCACTCCAACAGCACCAAGAGGTTAACGAATGCCATATCAGCTGGTAACAAGCAATAGCGAGACCATAAGCAGTGGTCTAAGAAGTTGACCGCTAGTCCATGAGTTCAGAAAAGCATACCTCATTTAACCATAAATTATGGCTATACTATGTTAAGCTACAAAATTGTGCTTCCATTTCAATTCAATGCAATTCAATTTGGGTTAGTACTTCCGTTTCACATATTGATCAGAGAGACTTCTAGAAGCAGTCTTTGTCATTTGAGAGCCGAATGACTTTTTTCGTGCTTAGATAGAGAAATGACTCTCACTATTGCTTAGATAGATTGCCTGATAGATAAATGATTGTCTACATGTCTCATATCTCATATGAGGGATTATGTGCTGttgtattattgttattttgaAGTGAATCACATAATTTTGtcaaaataaaagtaaaaaaacaaaaaaagaatATAGACAGTACATATATAATGATAACGATGAAACAAACACTTGAGCCAAGCactaaaattacaattacaatgaCACAATAAAACATACTGTAGTAGTTATAGACTTATTCTATAGTATATTAGAATTTTATACATAGTTTTTAGAAAGCCATGATTTGTTTTTCCAATTCTAACAAATACTCGTGGCTCACTTGACTCGGACCATATTACATATATCACTTGTTCAACGGACCAACTCAATGCTGGTGTAAGTCAATGAAGCTCCTCCTGAGCTTCCTTCAATATCATCTGATCCTGCCAAGTATACGGGCACCGGCATCTTCGTAGGAAGATTTGGGGCTGCACCTTCGAACTTTAAAACCTGAATCGCTTGCCTAATCGAGGGTCTCAAACTATGATCAGGGTGCGCACACCATAACCCAACCATCATCAAACACTCAACTTGTTTCTTGTCAAAGTTCTTATTCAACTTTGGGTCCACGCCCGAAAGCAGCTCACCTTTTCCAAGTAAATCCCAAACCCATTGCACTAACCCGAGATCCGAATTAGGGTCAACACTGTCCATAGCCTTTCGCCCGCACGCAATCTCTAATGCAACAACACCGAAACTATACACATCCGACTCTTTACTTGCCTTTCCCGTTGTTACATACTCCGGAGCCAAGTAGCCCAGTGTCCCGGCTAACCCAGTTGTTTGTGGGCCCAACTCGTGGTCCATAAACCGGGCCAACCCAAAGTCCCCTAGCTTCACATTAAAGCTCGAATCAAGCATAATATTGCTCGTTTTTATATCTCGATGAACCACACATTGTTCCCATTCTTCGTGCAAATACAACAAAGCAGAAGCTAATCCCGTTGCGATCTTATACCTAACCCCCCACTCAAGATGAGTCTTTTGACCAAATAGGTGCGAGTCAAGGCTACCATTTGGCATAAACTCGTAAACAAGCAAGAATTGTGTTTGATCGTGACACCAACCGATAAGTTGCACCAAGTTTCGGTGCCTTAAACTACTAATAATCTTCACTTCCGTTATGTACTCTTTTTTCCCCTGTTTAGAACCTTGTGAAATTTTCTTGACGGCTACTAATATACCTTCGCGCGATAAGTAGCCTTTGTAAACGCACCCGAATCCTCCCTCACCTAATTTCTTATCATTTGAGAAATTGTCAGTTGCTAAAGCGAGATCGTTGTAAGAAAATCGCTTGGGTCCCGCTCCTCGTTCAAGATCGTCGTTTATAGATGTCAACGCAACTGTTTCCACTTGTTTCTCTACAGGTTTTGTTGTTTTCCTACAAAATAAAACATATGCAACCATAACTATTATAAAAACGGCGCCAAAAGGGACGATTAACCCCACTACTAGTTTCCATTCTTTTGAATTTTTTTCACTTTTTTCTTTTACAACCAAGCTTGAATGAAACTCCCAGTTTTGTAGGATATGTCTTTCAACGTTCGCACCGGTCGCAGCCGAAAACCCGACCGTTGCGCGCTCAGGAAGAACTTGTCTAAGGTCAACTTGATACGAAAGGCTTTCGTTTCTGGCACCGTAGCTCCACCACAAGTTGAGAATCTGAGTAGTTGCGTTGTAAGAAACCCAAACATTTGCAGGGTCACCACTATGTAAACTTGCATTCCATTGAGTATAATTAGCCGAATGAATTGAATTCTTGTTGATGCCCACATGTTCGTAAGGTGGGTCCCATTCGTCGTTTACAAAAGAGTCAAACTCAATAACAATCATTTGGTTACGGGTTGAATCGGTGTAAGTTGTGTTAAACAGACCCAAAAAGCCACCAGCTGAGTTTGGTGGGATTTGGAAACCAACTGGTGCTAGAAAGAAAGTGAGCCCGTGACCGTACGAGGATTGGTTTTGTGTATCAATGATAAAAGTGAAGTGAGTAGTGAAATCGGTGAGTTTACCCGATTTTGTGTCCCATATTGGGACTGGATCCGCGTATATGGCTTGACCGACCCGAGTGATGTAGTTGACTTTGTTGAACTCTATTGTTCCAACAGAAGGTACTGCGTCGCCTAAATAGAGTATATTTGTTGCATCGACATCGAAACGATTGATCGTAAAATCGACTGATTTTGAAAAAGGTAACAAGAAAAAGAAAGTGCATATAGAGAAAAAGGTAGCCATGGCTATGGAAAAATAAAATGTGTTTGTGTTAATGGCACCAGATAATGtggtttaataatataataccatTATTAAGgaagattaaataattataattattattattaatgcacaTCCTTAAAACTTGATCCTTAAGGTTCACCTATTGCAATTTTATATAGTTTTTGAATGGTTCTTGAAGATTAGTGGAGTATTAAATAATTGATGAACAACTAATTTCTTAAAGTCAACATGGAAAAGAAATATAATAATGTAAGGAATAAACTCGAAGAACGTTATATTCATACGAAAAAATTATAATACGTACTATGCCTGTGTCtagttttcttttcttttctttttttttttttcttttttttttctttttttttaattgtaTACACTTTTTTTCTTAGCTTGAATCACGAGCCATTTTCTATCTTCCGAATTAATCAAGAACTTAACCCAAAAAATATACGGGTCCTAAACATAATATATATGTGATAAATGTCCTTCTATGAGCTGGGATTATCTTTTGTATATATTGGTTGACTTTTTGACTATAAAATGTGAATCATTTTCATGTGTTTTGGGTGAGTCATCATGGGTGTGCATTGTGATAAACGGCACCTGAATATGTTGAAGAATACCACAAACGACAAACTAGATAGAGAAAATTTTATTCATATCGGTCAAGAGCatcttcttcaagattattatactGTTTCAATTATTGGTGTATGTATGTAAGAAGGTTCATGGATATTTACATGGATGGATGTAACATATATAATAAGTAAGGGATCAAGAGTCAACTTGGCAGAACAATAATTTTATTTAAGAGCTTCAAAAGATGTATACCATGGGTCAGGTCATTAAACAAATTAATCAATTGGCAATCAGTTAGAGGCTCTTGATCACTTCAAGTTAATTGATGTGAATCTGAAAGGAGTGGGTGAGGTTGTACGGGTCATGGATCATGTCAAAACCACCCATTTAATACTAATGGGTCACGGGTCAGACCAGGCCCATATAACCCGATGGATCACATTCTAAAAGACGAACCATTGATGGTCACAACACATCACAATAGCCTACTGAAACTTAAGTTACAGCAGCCCATTAATCCTAACGGATAATGTGTTAAAACACTCATTTAATCATCCAACCACATCTCTTTAGACCACGATATCTGGTTCACTACAGCAAAATTTAGGACACTTAATATATCGCTGTGAAGCCATTGTAACAAGCTTCGTGACCTATAAAATGTCACTCAtaaatattatatatgcatatacatatttaCGTCCAGAGTTTAAGAAAATTGCATTTATAACCCAATTTTCCAACAGAATCAGGACTTGAACTATGGAACGATTACAAAATTTAGATCAGTCTTCAAATGTACATGGAATTCCATCTATAATCATGTGCATAGCTCCGCTTCTCTGCGATATGCAGATGTATCCTTTATATCGCACATGATATTAACATATTATGTCGCAAAATCAGCATCCCTGGTGCATTACATATTCACGAAAGGGTGCACGTTGGGATGCACCTATACCATTAGATACAGTCTTTAACTTTAACCAAATCTTGTATTTATAACCCTAAATTAAAGTTTATCCTTATTTTGTTTTCTTAATTAACCGAAGTTAGTTATAGAATaaatttgtttccttaattaacagaAGTTAGTTATGGAAGGAATTGAAGGAATACGGTATTTGTATCCATCTACAAACCTAATCAATATCCTATTTTTACAAGCCCTACAATACCTTAATTCCGACTTTTTATGTAAACATCATACATTTTTTAACGGCAATTTTTttgacatcagtagatcatttatttcaacgcccttcatcatttgcacgtaatacacacgttcgggcggaaacccgaaccaatCGACGGTACCCggaaacacatccattcgggcagtgttccgggtagaggtccgtgaacgaatccgataAAACcaccctatagggtcaatatataccaccattattaatGTTCAATTGTTTTaatgaaaatcatgtcatccctaaggatcgtacccatgacctctccctattCCATGACTCAAAGGACATGGGGGaaaccgttgggctatgcccgcaagcTACGTAAACATCATACATTATACTCGTACAAATTCCATTCTCATGAGCTCCCTCTTTCTATAAGGTTTTCAGAAACGTTTTATGAAGAATAACCCGTTAGAAACCTACGACCAACAATCTGGTATGCTTGATCGTTGGTGGTCACAACATTCGACCACCCTCCAGTAATCTCCAATATTTCGGTGAGGGTTATCCATGTTGTATTATTGGTGGTTAGAATCATGGTGTTCTTAAACCCTCGTTATTCCATTCAAGTATATCTTTACCTTAGCACGTAAAAATGTGCTTGATCAATCTACAAGACCTAAAATAATTTAAAAGTTACGAAGTAGTACATAATATTGAGTTGTACTTAGAGATTAAATACTTATCAACCAGATTCGGTTAAGATGTCAACCATTAGATCATATTGTTCTTGTTGAATTATGCTTGGTAAATAGAATTGATGAAGTTTACTAAACAATATGATCACTCTAATGTTTACAAACAAAATAATCAAATTTAAAAAATTTAACAATTAATACCGATCAAGCCAAAATTGACTTGAGTGCAATTAGTTGAAATGACTAACCTTCGGAAGGGTTTCCTTCGGTTAACGTGATGAGTATGAGGGGTGTTGTGGTGGTTGACTTTTGCCGAGCCTCCAAGGTGAGCTTAGAAGAGTAATCAGCGGTGGTAAGTGCAAAATATTGATTGATTCCTAAATGTGTGATTATGAGCATTATTTATAGGCATAAGATGGCGGTTACCAAGGATAACCACCACTAGCCCACTAAACCACGATTACTACTCCTGGAATCCTCTAATCATGACCACTAACTGCTCCACGTTCTCCTGATTTGTCGGACGGACAAGTAGCTGTGCAAACCAAGTCAAATGGTTAACGGCACGCTACAGGTGGCGTAGCGTAGGGGTAATCGTGGCCTGAGAGCGGCGTTGACTTGGTATCCAACCAGGAGCTGAAGCTAAACGTCCAGCTACAGGATACGCCATGCGTCTCACGTGACGGCCATGGCGGGACGTACGTCATTAAGTCCCCCCTAGTTTGGTTGGAATCAAATTGCCTTTGATTGTAACCAAACTATATTGAATAAAATATTATAAAAGGCCATCATTACTGACATGCCGTAAACGTCAAATCCTGTTTCCTCGTAGGGTGTGCTAGGGGATGATGTTAGCAATCATTACGTTTTACAGCAGTAAAAATGAAACGCCACGAATCCAACGGCTATGGTTCAACATCCCTAGGACACGTGTTCGATCAGGATCAAAGCCCATGAACTGGGCCCACAGTAAGTTTCTTCTATAAATATGGCGTTTTTACCTCCTCATTGTTACATCTCTTTCTCCGCTTCCTTATTATTAAACAATTTCTTATCTCCTCTTATTACGCgtgccgttttcattctaaggtaaACAAAATGTCTAAGGCTAACGTTTCTACGGAAAACACGACCGTTATGACAGAAGAGATGGAGAAATTTATAGCCGAGTATCCGGTACTTCGAGACGTACCGACAATGGTAGCGATACCCGACCAGCGTGCCGACGAGACGCCACAAGGATACTTTACCTTATATTGGAAGGCAGTGGCATTGGGCAACCTGCATTTTCCGTTGAGCCCATTCGTGGCGGCTGTACTAGACCATTATCACATTAGCGTCTCGCAATTACATCCTCACGCATGGCAGCGTGTTACTATTTTCGAGATGTTTTTTAGGGCACAAAATAGACCCGCGAGTCTGAACGTTTTTCGTACGACGTTCAAACTCACTGCTTCCGGAAAGGGGTGGTACACTTTTGAGAAAAAGTGTAACTTCACCACTAAGAAGTCTCCGTCCCTCCATGATTGGAGGGAAATGTTCTTTTTTGCCGGGACTGAACTGCTGGGCGAAGGGCGTGCCCACCTCGCACAATGGCATTCCAAGCGTTCTCCAGATGTCCCCAAGACTCCTGACCTTAACCAAGGGGAGCGGGAGCTTTTTAATTTGTGTAAGGACGCTACGCTTGAGATGCGTTCTTACGGCGAGGTGATGTTGAAACTCTGCAATGTTCAGCATTATTGGCCATGGAGCGACAGAGTGCCATTGATCATGTGCGACGGAAAGGGTATGCTCTTCGTGCCGTTACGTCTTTAAACTTGTAAGTTTTCTGCTCATGTAATTTTTCTAACTCAAATATATTCTTTTGCAGAGATGGATTTCAACAGAGTTCTCCGCCGCCCTACTGTTGATGGCGTTTCCTTCAAGAGATTCCCAAAGGCCAACCTTCCGGAAGGTCATCCTTTGAAGGGTAATGATGTTGCTGTTGGGTCATCCTCCAACGCTACCAGCGATGGGCAACAACACAACCTACAACCGGCTCAACTCACCAATTCAGATCTGATATCCGTCGATGTTCCCACAATTCAGCCGGAACAACAACTACAACAGCAGAAACGCCCCCATTCTCCCCCAAAAGTGACCTTCCCGACTGGCGGTCACAAAAAAGAGGAAAACGTCGCGAGAAGTTGCAGAAAGCAACTTAAAAACTTTTGAAGAGATTCCCAGCCAAGGTGGGTATTATGAAAACTCTGATAATAACCCCGCTACGTCACCAGAATCCCAATGGGAGAAACTAATCAAGTTTGTTATTTCTCCAGGGTTAGGCATGGGAGTCCCTATCGTCCATCTTCAAGATTCATACGACGCCCAAGGAAAGGCGTCGGAAAAAGACATACTGACGGCATCCGGTTCTGGCGGCGCGTCCGGTCAATGTTCTACTTCTTTGGAGGAGCCTTATTCTCCTGGTTTAAGGAAACAACCCACCTTCAGCCACATGGAGACCATGTGGAACGTCTCTCACAGCGACGCTCTGTCGCAGTTTGAGTATCTGCAACGGATTTGCCCTCCGGTCCTTTATGAGGCGGTCCGAAAAATGCCCGATAGCGCCGCACGTGGCGCCAGGGTTCTGCACATTTATGAAGGGTTGGTGTTGACCCGTGACGGGCTACAGCGGACTATTGATCTGGACCAACGTGCCCGTCGCGCGGAGGCTGACGATAAAGAGCTGAATGTTGAAATTGTCAAGGTCAGGGCGGAGCTGAAATGGGCTAAGCAAGCCGCTGCCGAAGCAGAGGTGGAAAAGAAGCAGGCCCTaaggtgaaacaacccaacccatattccatacaattaattttttttttttaaaataacaaaCCATTTATcgcccaattaaacggttacatgTAACCCATTTAAGCGATATCACAATTAAATGTTTACAaatggcacgaaggcccttaacaaatgtaatacaagtttgacccattcacaaacgatagttttaatccaaacaacacctcgagcatggtttggggctaaactacccaaaacactaggccaacttcaaaagcttcaacaagcatcaccaagggacacctagtgcccaacaaccacttttcccttatccgcacctgcatctaaaaagataaacaacgagaggggtaagctaatgcttagtgagtgcaacaattatacgaatacatatacaacctacttacttgcaatcacttacgcatttaccgcatacatgctagcaatataaataatcataccatcgcaagtataataactaaacttcaaatcacacgagctagcataacgttagcatataactcgaacaatataatatgctacaacacaacgcacaaccatggttaaccaatcgtacaaggaatggtactcgaatttcccatcagtgttcataaccgttgttagagtacttaacacttcgtacactaaccccacgggtggcatcttaacacgtcaatacttcaccccgggtggtgtcttaacacgtcgacacttcaccctgagtggtgtcttaacacgtcgacacttcactcattacgtccctcagagtggcatcttaacacgtagatgcttcactcccgagtggtgtcttaacacatcgacacttcactcgccatgtgagaagtggtgtctcaacacgtcgacacttcacaactcataccacacaaataaatacatcatatatgcacgcatttaattattccactcaccttaacacgtcggtgatgaTCAAACACTTCCGcatgcttcaaagcaaagtacctaatacattaagtacacattcaatacacaaacttgtggaactaaccacattacttaaatcttgagcatttaatgacccaaatgcattaaatgacccatttacaccaaaaccgcccatcaaAGGCCGAGACTCattattaatcactaaaagctagtgattagagtctactaacaccaactaacaccaacttagggtatttcatacccatttcacccaattaggtcaatcattactcatttgacccattttaacacttagacttacaaactaggtcaaacttggtcaaacttggacccgttaacaatctttcatcatttaacatttgtattagtgactaacaacaccatttaacacttacaacctcaattcataagaccaaaccctagattaaagctattagggtttcctttcatcaatataacccaaattcacccatttaacccccaaatgggtcatacaagcctcAAGcaaacaaaaccctagccataaacccattaaaactcaaaacatagagttaagacttaccaatacaaccacaacgtagctagtaatgtagggaacaactttaaaacatgaacttaggtgagatttggtctccttcttctccaagtgagctctctctcactagaaactcaactctctctctaaaattgaatttaGGTAGATGAAGAAATGATgaatgaggtttggataagctTGAACCAGCTTTTAGGCTCCCAAAACCGGCCACAATGAAAAGACCATtacacccccaaaagatgccatttaaaatggctaaaattgtcaaacagtgacatctgtcgcgtttcgcgacaacctaTCGCGTTACGCGACAACCAGAATGCGACAATCCTTACCAGAACGCGATAAAGTGGACAGGTTGGAGGATTTTAACCTGTCACGTTACAGCTTCACCTGTCGCGTATCGCGACGAGCTGAAACGCGATACATAGTGCCCAGACGCGACAGGAGGCCTGATCACACCATTTTCAACATTTTCTAACATTTAAACTATAAACaaacgatcatagatgcaatattaaacgtacacgaggttaaatacgcaccttgagtcatattcgaggaaaacgggatgttacaactctcccccacttgaatcggagcacgtcctcgcgatccaagccgcatgacaagccggaagataaaccaaaacgaaATCTTCAGATTACCATGTAAACtcagaaccctttcgatgtcgccattacaCCTTAaaagttctaacttctttgttccgcaacattttaaccttctcatcaaggattgcagtCGGCTCTTctgcatactctaacttattattcaaTGCAATCTCATTTAACggaacccaagtcgagtcatccgcaagacacctacagatatgggaaacatgaaacgtgttatggatccccgtaagctcttcgggcaactctagtctataagcagcctcaccaacacgtgccaaaaccttgaaaggaccaataaaccgatgagctaactttcctcgctttcgaaatcggataacacccttccatgaagaaaccttaagcatcaccatgtcaccttcttaaaattcgatcgttcgtctacctttatcggcataatatttttgtctatcttgcgccaccTTAAGTCGAGCCTGAATCatttcaatcttactattcgtctctaggaccaaatcggtactcccgatttctcgttgtcccacttcaccccaacaaataggagttcgacacctacgcccataaagcatctcataaggtggcattccaatactagtgtggtaactattattgtacgagaattccaccaatggtaagtgctcataccaactaccaccgaaatcaataacacacgcccttaacatatcctccaacatttgattcgtacgttcggtttgaccgtccttttgaggatgatacgccgtgctcattttcaattgagtacccatatcttcatgaaacttattccaaaatcgagacgtgaaatgagtatctcgatctgaaacaatagatataggaaccccatgtctcgatatcacctccttgataaacaacttagacaaagtctccgatgatatcgtttcccgaatgggaagaaacaaagcactcttcgtcaaccgaccaactattacccaaatcgtatcatattgggttctcgccgtctttggtaacttggtaataaagtccaaggtaatgtgctcccacttccatttcgggacttccaatggttgtaacttaccatacggcttttggtgttcggtttAACTTGCAATCACGTGAAacatgttcaacatacttaacaacatcacgttttatACCGggtcaccaatactctttcttcaaatcaaggtacattttcgtcgctcccggatgaatggaatactttgatttatgtgcttcatcaagtagcacccgccggtactcacccatcttaggcacccacactctttcttgaaaagacaacaagccatgcgggcctaaagtaatagactctgtttgccccaagattcgttcctcatgcttgttgttgacaaaagcctcaatttgaatctcaccaagctttacaaggaaatagttagtaataatcatgcgtaacgatcctactcgtattgacggatgttgactctttcgacttaacgcatccgcgaccacattcgccttgcccgaatgatataaaatttcacaatcatagtcttttaccacgtccatccacctacgttgatgataattcaaatctctttgattaaagagatgtttcaaacccttatgatccgaataaatcatacacttgacaccatacaagtagtggcgccaaattttcaatgcatgtaccaccgccgccaattcgagatcatgagtcgggtatctcttttcgtgttcctttaatttttgagaggcgtaagcgatgactttacccatttgcattagaacacacccgattccatttaatgaggcatcacaataaaccgtcatatcttcaatccctttcggtaataccaacaccggagcttggcacaatttctcctttaacaattgaaaagcaatttcttgctcgttttcccaattaaacctcacgttcttcctcgccaatttcgtcaaaggagaagcaattttagaaaagccttggataaaccgacgataataaccagccaatccgagaaaactccgaatttctgtaggtgtagtcggtcgtccccaactcttcactgtttctaacttccccggatctacttgaataccttctttattcacaatatggccaaggaattgaacttcccttagacaaaattcacatttggagaatttagcatacaacttctccttccgcaacatcttcaacacttcacgcaaatggtgctaatgttccttcatactcttagaataaacaagtatgtcgtaaatgaacacaattaccgacttgtccaacatag
Proteins encoded in this region:
- the LOC139863784 gene encoding L-type lectin-domain containing receptor kinase IX.1 — protein: MATFFSICTFFFLLPFSKSVDFTINRFDVDATNILYLGDAVPSVGTIEFNKVNYITRVGQAIYADPVPIWDTKSGKLTDFTTHFTFIIDTQNQSSYGHGLTFFLAPVGFQIPPNSAGGFLGLFNTTYTDSTRNQMIVIEFDSFVNDEWDPPYEHVGINKNSIHSANYTQWNASLHSGDPANVWVSYNATTQILNLWWSYGARNESLSYQVDLRQVLPERATVGFSAATGANVERHILQNWEFHSSLVVKEKSEKNSKEWKLVVGLIVPFGAVFIIVMVAYVLFCRKTTKPVEKQVETVALTSINDDLERGAGPKRFSYNDLALATDNFSNDKKLGEGGFGCVYKGYLSREGILVAVKKISQGSKQGKKEYITEVKIISSLRHRNLVQLIGWCHDQTQFLLVYEFMPNGSLDSHLFGQKTHLEWGVRYKIATGLASALLYLHEEWEQCVVHRDIKTSNIMLDSSFNVKLGDFGLARFMDHELGPQTTGLAGTLGYLAPEYVTTGKASKESDVYSFGVVALEIACGRKAMDSVDPNSDLGLVQWVWDLLGKGELLSGVDPKLNKNFDKKQVECLMMVGLWCAHPDHSLRPSIRQAIQVLKFEGAAPNLPTKMPVPVYLAGSDDIEGSSGGASLTYTSIELVR